The following nucleotide sequence is from Myxococcus guangdongensis.
CGAGGATGCCCGCGTCGCCCTGGATGGGCTCGACGATGACCGCGGACAGCTTCGAGCCCTGCTCAACGAAGAACCGCTCCAGGAGCGCCGCCTCGCCGAAGGGGAGGAAGGCCACGTCCAATCCGAAGGGAGGCTCGGCGCCCGGCAGCGGCAGGCCCAGGCGATAGTGTCTGCGATTGAGCAGGGGGACCAGTCCCCCCGTCCAGCCATGCCACGCGCCCTCGAAGGCGAGGACCGTCCTGCGTGCCTCGCGGCCCGCCTTCGCCGTCAGCCTCCGCCGGTCGAAGCCCGACTCCAGCACCAGCCGCAGCGCGAGCTCCAGGCCCTCGGAGCCGGAGTTGCGGCCGCTGGCGTGGTACTCGCCGCCGGGGAAGCGGTCCGCCCAACGTCCCCCAGGACCGAACAGCTCCTCCAGGAGCAGCGTGCGCTCCAGCGAGCCCAGCTCATCGGTGACGTAGCCGCGCTCGAGCCCTTCGCGGAACGCGGGCTGGAGACATGGATGCGCCGCGCCCAGGCACGCGCTGGCATAGCCGCCGCTCGCGTCCATCACCTCCAGCACCTGACCGGCGCGCTCGCCTTCCAGGGGGACCATGTGCTGGACGAGCCCTCGGGCCTGGAGGGAGACGAAGGGCAGGCGCCCGCCGCCGTAGTGGTCCATCTGCAGGGCCTGGCCCGCGCGCAGGCGCTCGAGGTCCGCGGGCGCGAGGCTGCCTCCGGGCGCGGGCGTCCTCACCACGCACCTCCCTGGGCCGCGGTCTTCAGGCCTGCGATGAGCGACACGAGCTGGTTCACCGTGCGGAAGTTGTCGGTGTTGAAGTCCTCGTCGGTGATGCGGACCTTGAACACGTCCTCGCAGAGCACGCGCAGCTCCAGGAACCCCACCGAGTCGAGCCCGATGACGGACTGCAGGCCGTCGTCCTCGCCAATCTGCTCTGGGGGCAGCTCCACGAACAGCTTGTCGATGAGGATCTGCTTGATGCTTGCCGTCAGCGCTTCATGCATGGCTGGCATTCCTTTCCAATGTGAGAACGAACTTCCCGATGTTGCGGTTGGCTTCCATCTCCCCCAGCGCCACGTTCACGTCCTCCAGGGGATGCCGGGCGTGGATGACGGGGCGCAGCCCGCCCAGGGCGAGCACCTCCATCCACCGCTGACGGAAGCGCGCGTTCACCTCGCGCTTCTCTTTCAGAGGCCGCAGCCGCAGCGACGAGCCCTTGAGCTGCAGCCGGCGCTGGACGATGCGCAGGAGGTCCACCTGCGTGGACATGCCGTCGAGCAGCCCCACGAGCACGAGACACCCCTCGTGCGCCAGCACCCC
It contains:
- a CDS encoding acyl carrier protein, translating into MHEALTASIKQILIDKLFVELPPEQIGEDDGLQSVIGLDSVGFLELRVLCEDVFKVRITDEDFNTDNFRTVNQLVSLIAGLKTAAQGGAW
- a CDS encoding aminotransferase class III-fold pyridoxal phosphate-dependent enzyme; protein product: MRTPAPGGSLAPADLERLRAGQALQMDHYGGGRLPFVSLQARGLVQHMVPLEGERAGQVLEVMDASGGYASACLGAAHPCLQPAFREGLERGYVTDELGSLERTLLLEELFGPGGRWADRFPGGEYHASGRNSGSEGLELALRLVLESGFDRRRLTAKAGREARRTVLAFEGAWHGWTGGLVPLLNRRHYRLGLPLPGAEPPFGLDVAFLPFGEAALLERFFVEQGSKLSAVIVEPIQGDAGILVPPPGYLRRLAALCREHDVLLVADEVLTFAKTGRFFAMTDEEGPIPTDVTVIGKSLGMGAVSTSMVIARRELSVRPSGAVSTSDLRPLTCALMRSGLRYLSEERLIERAGALGEELRERLRRDVVEAFPALFLEVRGQGYMNGVELTERASHGLTRLRQRLLEAGVFVEFMAGAGRRSHGLRYLFPAMRVAPPLIANDEDLRHIVERIREGTRRFVEAGP